The sequence ACCCTTTGAATAGATGATTCCGGAGCAAAAGACGAGGTACCACGAGCGAGAGGTCGGGAAGAACTCTGTTGGGCCATTGTAAGGCAAAGAAAGCTAGGGTTTCATAGCAAGGACGAAGAGAAGTATGAGATTTAAGGGAGAAGACGAAGAGATAAGCACGAGAAtgtaaaagaaagaatgaagaaaagaaaagacgaGTAAACAAGGAGTAAAGATGTtgttataaagaataaataggACGACGGTTACGTGATTGAGTAGAAAAGTAAAGGGACTAACAACGACATCATTACACGATATGGTGATGTAACGGAAAGCGGGTGTTGAAGTAGTTTCATCCTACTTGAAGTCTGGAGACACGTGCCTCGAAAGTGAGTGGCCATTGAATTCCCCAAGGATCGAGGGAAGCGAATCGTCAAGCAGGGTATTCATTGAATTACCGCCCAAGGTAAACGTCAAGCAGGGTTTAGGCTCGTGATAAAAGTTCGTATAAACTTGACTTGATTCATTTGAACTCGTTTTGAAGCTCGTAATGTGTCATGTAtgtatgtgatatatttattaaatgttatttatattttatatacttaattatatccttaacttatttaatatatttattatattctcaaagtGTTTATAggataatttatataataatatatcatacaactAGAACTTTggatttattatattatctatatatattaactagTTTAGTATGCTACATTTatcttatgtattattttttttatttataatatacaaagttatattataagaatttttttataaaaaaatatttggtcaAGTAGTTAAACGGCTAGAGTATTTTGtacaacttaaaatttttttattaatcaaaagtTAACAGttagaattaaaaaagaaaaaagaaaaaaaaaccatgttcGAGCTACTCGACCTTGAGTCGTTTGTTTACTTTGAGTCGAGCTCGAGCTAGGATGTTCGAGTTTTATTTGAGTTCGAACGAGTAAACATGCTAATCTAACTCGAGTATTCTTGTTTGAATTCGACTCAACTTAGTTTATTTGCAACCCTAATTGTGtttaattatgataaaaattaaaatgcagtattatatattttgcaagGAATAAAAGGCTACTGtagttttaaaataatcaagtaacAAATGTTAACACAAATTTTCAGAGGAGAAGTGCTACgtctataaataaaaatatctaacaAAACTTTCATATTAACATCACTTAATGTGGTcatgaaacattttttattgtaaaatattagaTTTGATGTATTACGTCAAGTTCCATCctttttaaataactttttgtAATCCTCTTCCTAAACTAAACATTTCGCTTTGGAAATATTGTACAAATTTCATAAGATTAGagttatataacatataatacatacTCCAAATAATTTTTGGACACCAAAGTAATCACGTCTTCAATCCATGAACATATACAATGGaagtaattgacaaaaaataatgatagtaCTTCTTAGAACTATTTAATCACTCATTTTCAACAAACTAAAATGATTATaccattcataaaaaaaaatgaaattttttattcaaatatcgTATCTTAAATAagggaaatgatattcccaACGAGAAATGCTACCGATAAATtctatcgattttttttttaattaacggttaaggaagtgttttttaatgagtttgtgaattttttaaaactacatttaaaaaaaaaaaaattgaaaaacaaattacaCTATCAGTAGAAGTTTTCAGTAACTTTTGTCAATTAATGTAGCATTATCCCTAAAATAAATACTCTCTATTTAAAACCAAGTTATAAAAAACTATACGTGCATCGTTTCTACAATAGTGGGCTTCTAGTCTCCTGAATAAAGTTTGGAGATGGGCCACAATATAGAACGGCTACTATACGTCTTTTATGATCTTTGTGCAATTATACTATACCTTTACATTTCTATGAAGAACAGCACAGTTTCAGCAACAAGGGATATAAGAAAGcatgataatttaaaaacaaaggCTGCTTTATTTAATTCATGCTGATATATCAAGAAGAAACACAAATATTCCTCTCACACTTGTTTCCCTAAAAGCCATAAAGTGTACGAAACTTAAAACCAAAGCAAACTAATTGGGAACAGACCCATTTATTGATATGCATTAATCAAGCAGGTGATCTgcatgattgaatgtttttgtACCCTACAAATAAAACCAGATGAACAACAAACAGCAAGCACTGCCTGCGTCTTTTTCAAGCCATCGATCGGCGTCGTTAAGGTCATCGATAACTAATTCGGATGCCACCATGGAATAGCAAAGAACTTCATCTGCCCCTCCCTGCAGTGACTGCCATCCTCTGCAGTAGAAGCAAAGTATGCAGGCCTCCAGTGGTTCAGCAAAAACTCAAAACCTTCGCCACTTCCTTGTGTTTCGTTTGCCAGCAGCTTCGCACTACTGAAGTTACATGCCAAATAGCTCAATAGGTTTGGTAGTAGGTAGACATTTGGAGCAACAGAGGTGTCACTTGGGGGTGCATATTTGAATACTAGTGCAAAAAAATGGCACGATTGTTAGAACTTAAACTAAATCCAATAGTTTGAGTGATATTAATTGCCAATTTAATGCCATATATATCAAAGCAATGGCCAATATTACTCACCTAATTTATCGTTCAGGTAGAAAGGACTTGTTTTGAGAGCCCAATCTGTGTAGTTGAAGCCAAAACGCCAGCCTTCTGAGCCTCCGACAACAATGGTTCTGGCCTCACCAACTACCAAGAAAGAGGCTGCAATTGCAAGTAGAATGAATCCATGTGCACCAAAAGTAAAAGCCATCTTCATTCTCATATAGAATCCTCCAATGTATGGCCTTAGCTTGAAAGAAAACCAAGGTGGAATGGAATGAAATATTGGCTGGTAAAGTGGGTTTTTATAGGAAAACTAAGGCAAAATGTTTCAAACCAAAAAGTCTACGTAGGGCTTATAATTCAACTCAAAGGGGTTGATAATCACATCAGTTTTAGTATTCATAATTTTGGTATGTTTCCATTACGAGTAGAAAATGATGCTCATGGTTATGATTAGCGAGGCAGTAAGGTCAATATCCAGAAACAACTCATTTTTATTGGCGGGGTCGATCTAGATGTAACCTTTTAACACAACGGTCTCAACGGTCAACCAACGGCATCTCTTGTGTCTACACTACTTTTTCTATTGTTGAGCAGTAATTCCTTCTTTTTCTAACATTTCCAAACCCACTTTCTCTAGAAACTAGGGTATAATATggtatattatatgtttttgtttctttctatcTCTTCaaaatgtgagtttttttttaattattatagaaataataattgCGAAGTttgagttttataatttttttatatatatatttatagaaattagaggtgtaatcggtccggtttggtccggttttagataaaatttgagACCAAATCAGTATACAccgattttgcattttgaaaaacCGATTCCACACCGGTTATTCCCTAAACCGGTATTTCGGATTTTACTGGGTCCGGtccaatttttcatttttaatatactatattatatattatataatatatataatagtatattatagcatataatactatagtgatataagattttaaaatttaatattacattaattagtaatttatcatataatacaaaattattttatatataattatatattatatatattatatatataaattatatacaatataaaaaattataatatatatatgaaccggaccggttaggtccaattttaagaaaagaaaaactagaaccGAACCGATTTTGACCGgttttaagataaataaaacCGGTACCGGACCGAGCTAATAAAACTggttcagtccggtccggtccctttattttacacccctagtagAAATAATCGGATGCATTTcgcatttttaagaaaataactgGATCAAACATGGCCGAAGATGCACTCAATTTAATTTACAACATGAGAAACATGTTTTCTAATTCACAATATTACGTACCCATTCAACATAAAAGCAAGGCACTGATTTGCACTCTATTTGGAAAACAAAGTGGAGAATCAATTAGCTGCATGCATATCTCCAGGGCACAAGAAGagccatgcatatatatatcgtcaaaaatcatttctttagaTACCATTCCCAGCATTGTTTgaagctcaaaaaaaaaaaaaaaaaaaaaaaagaatccaaaaaaaaaaaaaaaaaaaaaaaaaaggaagtagaaaaccaattaagaGAGCAAATGGAGGAAAAACTCTCACTTCAGGCCTTGGGTTCGAGGAATTTGGACCTATGACGTCCCATGGCTGTGGAGCACTGAAGAATATTCAACCAAGTTACTCATGTAGGTCGTTgactacttatttttattatttatcttttgttttttcatcttTGATGTCCCCAAATGCAATTTAGACATGAGTCGCCTAAGGTCCCTAGCAGAAGAAGCCCCCAAAAAGCACCCAagtagaatatttaaaaaaataaagtcccATTTAGAGAAAATTGAGAAATCAATGagagaacataaaaaatatcaaataaatctCTCATGTATTTGGTCATCTCTCTAATtggtttatcatttttctctcttcttctcaaaactcaacttttattgaacttttcttgttttatggttttttttttttttttttctggaatCTTTTGTCTCACAATCAAGCcctttattttcatcttaaGTAGCAAGTAAAGCGATCTTTGGAGGTAGGAGTACCGTAACTAGGGAGACAACGGTTGTAACTAGGGAGGGGGTTCGGGGGAATGTGCCCCCTGAAGCAACTAAAGCAAGTATGTAGATTGAGTTTGAGTTTCTCCTGTAtatctctttttcatttctagTGTTGATATTGGGACATGAAATGATCCAACTTCTTGTTATATCTCCACATAATACTTATGTCACATACTCTACTCGCAATGATAAACTCGCTTTTCGTTACTATCACTTTAATGtacaatatgaaaattatgaCTAGCGAAATCTACTTTTCTAATGTTCATAAAAAGCTTTTGTGTAACCCCTTGAAAAGGTAGAAGCCcaccttttttttcctcctaaATGCGACGGTtatttataaaactttattgaCATGAATGGTTATAATTGTGGAGGGACCTTTATAATCCTCAACAAGAAACAGACACAATCAGGAGGCCCAATTGATGCAAGCCTAAGGCCAAAATGGATTAGTCGTCTAGGTCTTAGAGACCAATACAAATCCATTTTGTAACCACCAAATATGACAGGTAAGATGATCAAGCTAGTGAGATGGGATAAGCCTGCAATTCTCAGGATGACCATCATGTCAAGTGTATAAACCAATAAGAGCAACAAGAGGATCAAGCCTATAACTAGTACTTATCAACGATTTACCAcgcctatatatatagtaagaaGGTAATTACTCAGGTAACTTTGCATTCAGAACTTTGGTGATAACTCATTCTACGTATCATTGACTTAGGTATTGGAGATGCATCGGGCACACCGGGCAATTGTCTTTCTTTGTTGCAGGTAGAGTGCATTGGTGTGCAGCGTGTGGAACACGTCCCAAATAGTGGCGTCGTCTATGGGATCTTTGCTGAATCTATAAGTCAGTTCAGTTTCCATCAAACTCCAACATGGTTTCTACTTGCCAACTACCACGTGTTCTCAAGCAAATCGTGATCAAGACACCGTTCCTGCAGATATGGCCGCACGACTTGTAGAAA comes from Juglans microcarpa x Juglans regia isolate MS1-56 chromosome 8S, Jm3101_v1.0, whole genome shotgun sequence and encodes:
- the LOC121244017 gene encoding blue copper protein 1b-like codes for the protein MRMKMAFTFGAHGFILLAIAASFLVVGEARTIVVGGSEGWRFGFNYTDWALKTSPFYLNDKLVFKYAPPSDTSVAPNVYLLPNLLSYLACNFSSAKLLANETQGSGEGFEFLLNHWRPAYFASTAEDGSHCREGQMKFFAIPWWHPN